The following coding sequences lie in one Eschrichtius robustus isolate mEscRob2 chromosome 17, mEscRob2.pri, whole genome shotgun sequence genomic window:
- the ZNF7 gene encoding zinc finger protein 7 isoform X3: MEAVTFGDVAVHFSREEWQCLDPGQRALYKEVMLENHSSVAGLAGFLVFKPELISRLEQGQEPWVLDLQGAEGREAARTSEADSTIGTESEQACEDIDRLKSESHVVMVKTPSRDFPQSPGFGDASDPEVCSESQPTSLFQKNCLNTGTAAPRETFAEDEAQGCGERGSGGRLGCRRDQSQGSLRRCDICGRSFRSTSGVALHQEINIQKRPNSCQECQKKLPDCLQGRHLSTLRGEKPYECEECGKVFRLCSQLTQHQRIHTGEKPFKCTECGKAFRLSSKLIQHQRIHTGEKPYRCEECGKAFGQSSSLIHHQRVHTGERPYGCRECGKAFSQQSQLARHQRTHTGERPYPCQECGKAFSQSSTLAQHQRMHAGEKLQLPRTPDSPSLVAHQRLHATEKPFKCDECGKAFRWVSRLSQHQLTHTGEKPYKCNKCSKAFGCSSRLIRHQRTHTGEKPFKCDECGKGFVQGSHLIQHQRIHTGEKPYECSDCGKAFSQSSSLIYHQRIHKGEKPYECLECGKAFSMSTQLTIHQRVHTGERPYKCSECGKAFSQNSTLFQHQIIHAGVKPYGCSECGKAFSRSSYLIEHQRIHTRAQWYHEYGNTMEASTHVSRKKVNTVKKLHKCNECEKIFRWRSHLIIHQRIHTGEKPYKCNECGKAFNRSSRLTQHQKIHMG, translated from the exons ATG GAGGCTGTGACGTTTGGTGATGTGGCTGTGCACTTCTCACGGGAGGAATGGCAGTGTCTGGACCCTGGCCAGAGGGCCCTCTACAAGGAGGTGATGCTCGAGAACCACAGCAGTGTGGCCGGACTAG CAGGATTCCTGGTCTTCAAgcctgagctgatctcccggcTGGAACAGGGGCAGGAGCCATGGGTCCTCGACCTGCAAGGAGCGGAGGGGAGAGAGGCAGCCAGGACCTCCGAGGCAG ATTCTACAATCGGGACCGAGAGTGAGCAGGCCTGTGAAGACATTGACCGTCTAAAATCAGAATCCCATGTGGTCATGGTCAAAACCCCATCCCGGGACTTTCCCCAGAGTCCTGGCTTTGGAGACGCCTCTGATCCCGAGGTCTGTTCAGAGAGTCAGCCAACCTCCCTCTTCCAGAAAAACTGCTTGAACACAGGGACTGCGGCTCCCAGGGAGACCTTCGCCGAGGACGAGGCCCAGGGGTGTGGCGAGCGGGGGAGCGGTGGCCGCCTGGGTTGTCGACGTGATCAAAGTCAGGGGTCCTTGCGAAGATGTGACATCTGTGGTAGGAGTTTCCGATCTACTTCAGGTGTCGCTCTGCATCaggaaattaatatacagaagagACCTAACAGCTGCCAAGAGTGCCAAAAAAAATTACCTGATTGCTTACAGGGGAGACATCTGAGTACCTTGCGTGGAGAGAAGCCATATGAGTGTGAGGAGTGTGGGAAGGTCTTCAGGTTGTGCTCACAGCTTACCCAGCATCAGAGGATCCATACTGGAGAGAAGCCGTTTAAATGCACCGAGTGTGGGAAGGCCTTTCGTCTGAGCTCGAAACTCATTCAGCATCAAAGGATTCACACTGGGGAGAAGCCCTACAGGTGTGAggaatgtggaaaagcctttgGTCAGAgctctagcctcatccaccatcAGAGGGTCCACACGGGAGAGAGGCCCTATGGCTGCCGGGAGTGTGGGAAGGCCTTCAGCCAGCAGTCTCAGCTGGCCAGGCACCAGAGGACCCACACGGGAGAGAGGCCCTACCCATGCCAGGAGTGTGGGAAGGCCTTCAGCCAGAGCTCCACCCTAGCTCAGCACCAGCGGATGCACGCTGGGGAGAAACTTCAGCTCCCGAGAACCCCAGATAGTCCCAGCCTGGTTGCACATCAGAGGTTGCACGCTACTGAGAAACCGTTTAAGTGTGACGAGTGTGGGAAGGCTTTCCGGTGGGTCTCCCGCCTTAGTCAGCATCAGCTGACGCATACCGGAGAGAAACCTTATAAATGCAACAAGTGTTCAAAGGCCTTTGGTTGCAGCTCACGGCTTATTCGCCACCAGAGAACTCACACTGGAGAAAAACCATTTAAGTGTGATGAGTGTGGGAAAGGCTTTGTCCAGGGCTCACACCTAATTcagcatcagagaattcacaccGGAGAGAAGCCCTATGAGTGCAGTGACTGTGGGAAGGCCTTCAGCCAGAGCTCGAGCCTCATTTACCATCAGAGGATCCATAAAGGGGAGAAGCCCTACGAGTGCCTcgaatgtggaaaagccttcagCATGAGCACACAGCTTACGATACACCAGCGGGTGCACACGGGGGAGAGGCCCTAtaagtgcagtgaatgtgggaaagccttcagtcaGAACTCCACCCTTTTCCAGCACCAGATCATTCACGCTGGGGTGAAGCCCTACGGATGCAGcgagtgtgggaaagccttcagccGGAGCTCGTACCTCATCGAGCACCAGAGGATCCACACTCGAGCCCAGTGGTACCACGAGTATGGGAATACTATGGAAGCTTCTACCCACGTGAGCCGTAAGAAAGTTAATACTGTAAAGAAACTTcataaatgtaatgaatgtgaAAAAATATTCAGATGGCGTTCGCATCTAATTATACAccagagaattcacactggagagaaaccttataaatgtaatgaatgtggcaaAGCTTTTAATAGAAGCTCAAGGCTTACTCAGCATCAGAAAATTCACATGGGATAG
- the ZNF7 gene encoding zinc finger protein 7 isoform X1, protein MNGASGGRYSGAMATLAPPQVPAREHLGLEQVSRPGHVDPHPPSRMEAVTFGDVAVHFSREEWQCLDPGQRALYKEVMLENHSSVAGLAGFLVFKPELISRLEQGQEPWVLDLQGAEGREAARTSEADSTIGTESEQACEDIDRLKSESHVVMVKTPSRDFPQSPGFGDASDPEVCSESQPTSLFQKNCLNTGTAAPRETFAEDEAQGCGERGSGGRLGCRRDQSQGSLRRCDICGRSFRSTSGVALHQEINIQKRPNSCQECQKKLPDCLQGRHLSTLRGEKPYECEECGKVFRLCSQLTQHQRIHTGEKPFKCTECGKAFRLSSKLIQHQRIHTGEKPYRCEECGKAFGQSSSLIHHQRVHTGERPYGCRECGKAFSQQSQLARHQRTHTGERPYPCQECGKAFSQSSTLAQHQRMHAGEKLQLPRTPDSPSLVAHQRLHATEKPFKCDECGKAFRWVSRLSQHQLTHTGEKPYKCNKCSKAFGCSSRLIRHQRTHTGEKPFKCDECGKGFVQGSHLIQHQRIHTGEKPYECSDCGKAFSQSSSLIYHQRIHKGEKPYECLECGKAFSMSTQLTIHQRVHTGERPYKCSECGKAFSQNSTLFQHQIIHAGVKPYGCSECGKAFSRSSYLIEHQRIHTRAQWYHEYGNTMEASTHVSRKKVNTVKKLHKCNECEKIFRWRSHLIIHQRIHTGEKPYKCNECGKAFNRSSRLTQHQKIHMG, encoded by the exons ATGAATGGAGCTTCGGGGGGCAGGTACTCAGGTGCCATGGCGACTTTGGCCCCGCCCCAAGTCCCTGCCAGAGAACACCTGGGGTTGGAG CAGGTCTCTCGGCCGGGACACGTGgatccccacccacccagccgCATG GAGGCTGTGACGTTTGGTGATGTGGCTGTGCACTTCTCACGGGAGGAATGGCAGTGTCTGGACCCTGGCCAGAGGGCCCTCTACAAGGAGGTGATGCTCGAGAACCACAGCAGTGTGGCCGGACTAG CAGGATTCCTGGTCTTCAAgcctgagctgatctcccggcTGGAACAGGGGCAGGAGCCATGGGTCCTCGACCTGCAAGGAGCGGAGGGGAGAGAGGCAGCCAGGACCTCCGAGGCAG ATTCTACAATCGGGACCGAGAGTGAGCAGGCCTGTGAAGACATTGACCGTCTAAAATCAGAATCCCATGTGGTCATGGTCAAAACCCCATCCCGGGACTTTCCCCAGAGTCCTGGCTTTGGAGACGCCTCTGATCCCGAGGTCTGTTCAGAGAGTCAGCCAACCTCCCTCTTCCAGAAAAACTGCTTGAACACAGGGACTGCGGCTCCCAGGGAGACCTTCGCCGAGGACGAGGCCCAGGGGTGTGGCGAGCGGGGGAGCGGTGGCCGCCTGGGTTGTCGACGTGATCAAAGTCAGGGGTCCTTGCGAAGATGTGACATCTGTGGTAGGAGTTTCCGATCTACTTCAGGTGTCGCTCTGCATCaggaaattaatatacagaagagACCTAACAGCTGCCAAGAGTGCCAAAAAAAATTACCTGATTGCTTACAGGGGAGACATCTGAGTACCTTGCGTGGAGAGAAGCCATATGAGTGTGAGGAGTGTGGGAAGGTCTTCAGGTTGTGCTCACAGCTTACCCAGCATCAGAGGATCCATACTGGAGAGAAGCCGTTTAAATGCACCGAGTGTGGGAAGGCCTTTCGTCTGAGCTCGAAACTCATTCAGCATCAAAGGATTCACACTGGGGAGAAGCCCTACAGGTGTGAggaatgtggaaaagcctttgGTCAGAgctctagcctcatccaccatcAGAGGGTCCACACGGGAGAGAGGCCCTATGGCTGCCGGGAGTGTGGGAAGGCCTTCAGCCAGCAGTCTCAGCTGGCCAGGCACCAGAGGACCCACACGGGAGAGAGGCCCTACCCATGCCAGGAGTGTGGGAAGGCCTTCAGCCAGAGCTCCACCCTAGCTCAGCACCAGCGGATGCACGCTGGGGAGAAACTTCAGCTCCCGAGAACCCCAGATAGTCCCAGCCTGGTTGCACATCAGAGGTTGCACGCTACTGAGAAACCGTTTAAGTGTGACGAGTGTGGGAAGGCTTTCCGGTGGGTCTCCCGCCTTAGTCAGCATCAGCTGACGCATACCGGAGAGAAACCTTATAAATGCAACAAGTGTTCAAAGGCCTTTGGTTGCAGCTCACGGCTTATTCGCCACCAGAGAACTCACACTGGAGAAAAACCATTTAAGTGTGATGAGTGTGGGAAAGGCTTTGTCCAGGGCTCACACCTAATTcagcatcagagaattcacaccGGAGAGAAGCCCTATGAGTGCAGTGACTGTGGGAAGGCCTTCAGCCAGAGCTCGAGCCTCATTTACCATCAGAGGATCCATAAAGGGGAGAAGCCCTACGAGTGCCTcgaatgtggaaaagccttcagCATGAGCACACAGCTTACGATACACCAGCGGGTGCACACGGGGGAGAGGCCCTAtaagtgcagtgaatgtgggaaagccttcagtcaGAACTCCACCCTTTTCCAGCACCAGATCATTCACGCTGGGGTGAAGCCCTACGGATGCAGcgagtgtgggaaagccttcagccGGAGCTCGTACCTCATCGAGCACCAGAGGATCCACACTCGAGCCCAGTGGTACCACGAGTATGGGAATACTATGGAAGCTTCTACCCACGTGAGCCGTAAGAAAGTTAATACTGTAAAGAAACTTcataaatgtaatgaatgtgaAAAAATATTCAGATGGCGTTCGCATCTAATTATACAccagagaattcacactggagagaaaccttataaatgtaatgaatgtggcaaAGCTTTTAATAGAAGCTCAAGGCTTACTCAGCATCAGAAAATTCACATGGGATAG
- the ZNF7 gene encoding zinc finger protein 7 isoform X2 — protein sequence MNGASGGRYSGAMATLAPPQVPAREHLGLEQVSRPGHVDPHPPSRMEAVTFGDVAVHFSREEWQCLDPGQRALYKEVMLENHSSVAGLGFLVFKPELISRLEQGQEPWVLDLQGAEGREAARTSEADSTIGTESEQACEDIDRLKSESHVVMVKTPSRDFPQSPGFGDASDPEVCSESQPTSLFQKNCLNTGTAAPRETFAEDEAQGCGERGSGGRLGCRRDQSQGSLRRCDICGRSFRSTSGVALHQEINIQKRPNSCQECQKKLPDCLQGRHLSTLRGEKPYECEECGKVFRLCSQLTQHQRIHTGEKPFKCTECGKAFRLSSKLIQHQRIHTGEKPYRCEECGKAFGQSSSLIHHQRVHTGERPYGCRECGKAFSQQSQLARHQRTHTGERPYPCQECGKAFSQSSTLAQHQRMHAGEKLQLPRTPDSPSLVAHQRLHATEKPFKCDECGKAFRWVSRLSQHQLTHTGEKPYKCNKCSKAFGCSSRLIRHQRTHTGEKPFKCDECGKGFVQGSHLIQHQRIHTGEKPYECSDCGKAFSQSSSLIYHQRIHKGEKPYECLECGKAFSMSTQLTIHQRVHTGERPYKCSECGKAFSQNSTLFQHQIIHAGVKPYGCSECGKAFSRSSYLIEHQRIHTRAQWYHEYGNTMEASTHVSRKKVNTVKKLHKCNECEKIFRWRSHLIIHQRIHTGEKPYKCNECGKAFNRSSRLTQHQKIHMG from the exons ATGAATGGAGCTTCGGGGGGCAGGTACTCAGGTGCCATGGCGACTTTGGCCCCGCCCCAAGTCCCTGCCAGAGAACACCTGGGGTTGGAG CAGGTCTCTCGGCCGGGACACGTGgatccccacccacccagccgCATG GAGGCTGTGACGTTTGGTGATGTGGCTGTGCACTTCTCACGGGAGGAATGGCAGTGTCTGGACCCTGGCCAGAGGGCCCTCTACAAGGAGGTGATGCTCGAGAACCACAGCAGTGTGGCCGGACTAG GATTCCTGGTCTTCAAgcctgagctgatctcccggcTGGAACAGGGGCAGGAGCCATGGGTCCTCGACCTGCAAGGAGCGGAGGGGAGAGAGGCAGCCAGGACCTCCGAGGCAG ATTCTACAATCGGGACCGAGAGTGAGCAGGCCTGTGAAGACATTGACCGTCTAAAATCAGAATCCCATGTGGTCATGGTCAAAACCCCATCCCGGGACTTTCCCCAGAGTCCTGGCTTTGGAGACGCCTCTGATCCCGAGGTCTGTTCAGAGAGTCAGCCAACCTCCCTCTTCCAGAAAAACTGCTTGAACACAGGGACTGCGGCTCCCAGGGAGACCTTCGCCGAGGACGAGGCCCAGGGGTGTGGCGAGCGGGGGAGCGGTGGCCGCCTGGGTTGTCGACGTGATCAAAGTCAGGGGTCCTTGCGAAGATGTGACATCTGTGGTAGGAGTTTCCGATCTACTTCAGGTGTCGCTCTGCATCaggaaattaatatacagaagagACCTAACAGCTGCCAAGAGTGCCAAAAAAAATTACCTGATTGCTTACAGGGGAGACATCTGAGTACCTTGCGTGGAGAGAAGCCATATGAGTGTGAGGAGTGTGGGAAGGTCTTCAGGTTGTGCTCACAGCTTACCCAGCATCAGAGGATCCATACTGGAGAGAAGCCGTTTAAATGCACCGAGTGTGGGAAGGCCTTTCGTCTGAGCTCGAAACTCATTCAGCATCAAAGGATTCACACTGGGGAGAAGCCCTACAGGTGTGAggaatgtggaaaagcctttgGTCAGAgctctagcctcatccaccatcAGAGGGTCCACACGGGAGAGAGGCCCTATGGCTGCCGGGAGTGTGGGAAGGCCTTCAGCCAGCAGTCTCAGCTGGCCAGGCACCAGAGGACCCACACGGGAGAGAGGCCCTACCCATGCCAGGAGTGTGGGAAGGCCTTCAGCCAGAGCTCCACCCTAGCTCAGCACCAGCGGATGCACGCTGGGGAGAAACTTCAGCTCCCGAGAACCCCAGATAGTCCCAGCCTGGTTGCACATCAGAGGTTGCACGCTACTGAGAAACCGTTTAAGTGTGACGAGTGTGGGAAGGCTTTCCGGTGGGTCTCCCGCCTTAGTCAGCATCAGCTGACGCATACCGGAGAGAAACCTTATAAATGCAACAAGTGTTCAAAGGCCTTTGGTTGCAGCTCACGGCTTATTCGCCACCAGAGAACTCACACTGGAGAAAAACCATTTAAGTGTGATGAGTGTGGGAAAGGCTTTGTCCAGGGCTCACACCTAATTcagcatcagagaattcacaccGGAGAGAAGCCCTATGAGTGCAGTGACTGTGGGAAGGCCTTCAGCCAGAGCTCGAGCCTCATTTACCATCAGAGGATCCATAAAGGGGAGAAGCCCTACGAGTGCCTcgaatgtggaaaagccttcagCATGAGCACACAGCTTACGATACACCAGCGGGTGCACACGGGGGAGAGGCCCTAtaagtgcagtgaatgtgggaaagccttcagtcaGAACTCCACCCTTTTCCAGCACCAGATCATTCACGCTGGGGTGAAGCCCTACGGATGCAGcgagtgtgggaaagccttcagccGGAGCTCGTACCTCATCGAGCACCAGAGGATCCACACTCGAGCCCAGTGGTACCACGAGTATGGGAATACTATGGAAGCTTCTACCCACGTGAGCCGTAAGAAAGTTAATACTGTAAAGAAACTTcataaatgtaatgaatgtgaAAAAATATTCAGATGGCGTTCGCATCTAATTATACAccagagaattcacactggagagaaaccttataaatgtaatgaatgtggcaaAGCTTTTAATAGAAGCTCAAGGCTTACTCAGCATCAGAAAATTCACATGGGATAG
- the ZNF7 gene encoding zinc finger protein 7 isoform X4, whose translation MLENHSSVAGLAGFLVFKPELISRLEQGQEPWVLDLQGAEGREAARTSEADSTIGTESEQACEDIDRLKSESHVVMVKTPSRDFPQSPGFGDASDPEVCSESQPTSLFQKNCLNTGTAAPRETFAEDEAQGCGERGSGGRLGCRRDQSQGSLRRCDICGRSFRSTSGVALHQEINIQKRPNSCQECQKKLPDCLQGRHLSTLRGEKPYECEECGKVFRLCSQLTQHQRIHTGEKPFKCTECGKAFRLSSKLIQHQRIHTGEKPYRCEECGKAFGQSSSLIHHQRVHTGERPYGCRECGKAFSQQSQLARHQRTHTGERPYPCQECGKAFSQSSTLAQHQRMHAGEKLQLPRTPDSPSLVAHQRLHATEKPFKCDECGKAFRWVSRLSQHQLTHTGEKPYKCNKCSKAFGCSSRLIRHQRTHTGEKPFKCDECGKGFVQGSHLIQHQRIHTGEKPYECSDCGKAFSQSSSLIYHQRIHKGEKPYECLECGKAFSMSTQLTIHQRVHTGERPYKCSECGKAFSQNSTLFQHQIIHAGVKPYGCSECGKAFSRSSYLIEHQRIHTRAQWYHEYGNTMEASTHVSRKKVNTVKKLHKCNECEKIFRWRSHLIIHQRIHTGEKPYKCNECGKAFNRSSRLTQHQKIHMG comes from the exons ATGCTCGAGAACCACAGCAGTGTGGCCGGACTAG CAGGATTCCTGGTCTTCAAgcctgagctgatctcccggcTGGAACAGGGGCAGGAGCCATGGGTCCTCGACCTGCAAGGAGCGGAGGGGAGAGAGGCAGCCAGGACCTCCGAGGCAG ATTCTACAATCGGGACCGAGAGTGAGCAGGCCTGTGAAGACATTGACCGTCTAAAATCAGAATCCCATGTGGTCATGGTCAAAACCCCATCCCGGGACTTTCCCCAGAGTCCTGGCTTTGGAGACGCCTCTGATCCCGAGGTCTGTTCAGAGAGTCAGCCAACCTCCCTCTTCCAGAAAAACTGCTTGAACACAGGGACTGCGGCTCCCAGGGAGACCTTCGCCGAGGACGAGGCCCAGGGGTGTGGCGAGCGGGGGAGCGGTGGCCGCCTGGGTTGTCGACGTGATCAAAGTCAGGGGTCCTTGCGAAGATGTGACATCTGTGGTAGGAGTTTCCGATCTACTTCAGGTGTCGCTCTGCATCaggaaattaatatacagaagagACCTAACAGCTGCCAAGAGTGCCAAAAAAAATTACCTGATTGCTTACAGGGGAGACATCTGAGTACCTTGCGTGGAGAGAAGCCATATGAGTGTGAGGAGTGTGGGAAGGTCTTCAGGTTGTGCTCACAGCTTACCCAGCATCAGAGGATCCATACTGGAGAGAAGCCGTTTAAATGCACCGAGTGTGGGAAGGCCTTTCGTCTGAGCTCGAAACTCATTCAGCATCAAAGGATTCACACTGGGGAGAAGCCCTACAGGTGTGAggaatgtggaaaagcctttgGTCAGAgctctagcctcatccaccatcAGAGGGTCCACACGGGAGAGAGGCCCTATGGCTGCCGGGAGTGTGGGAAGGCCTTCAGCCAGCAGTCTCAGCTGGCCAGGCACCAGAGGACCCACACGGGAGAGAGGCCCTACCCATGCCAGGAGTGTGGGAAGGCCTTCAGCCAGAGCTCCACCCTAGCTCAGCACCAGCGGATGCACGCTGGGGAGAAACTTCAGCTCCCGAGAACCCCAGATAGTCCCAGCCTGGTTGCACATCAGAGGTTGCACGCTACTGAGAAACCGTTTAAGTGTGACGAGTGTGGGAAGGCTTTCCGGTGGGTCTCCCGCCTTAGTCAGCATCAGCTGACGCATACCGGAGAGAAACCTTATAAATGCAACAAGTGTTCAAAGGCCTTTGGTTGCAGCTCACGGCTTATTCGCCACCAGAGAACTCACACTGGAGAAAAACCATTTAAGTGTGATGAGTGTGGGAAAGGCTTTGTCCAGGGCTCACACCTAATTcagcatcagagaattcacaccGGAGAGAAGCCCTATGAGTGCAGTGACTGTGGGAAGGCCTTCAGCCAGAGCTCGAGCCTCATTTACCATCAGAGGATCCATAAAGGGGAGAAGCCCTACGAGTGCCTcgaatgtggaaaagccttcagCATGAGCACACAGCTTACGATACACCAGCGGGTGCACACGGGGGAGAGGCCCTAtaagtgcagtgaatgtgggaaagccttcagtcaGAACTCCACCCTTTTCCAGCACCAGATCATTCACGCTGGGGTGAAGCCCTACGGATGCAGcgagtgtgggaaagccttcagccGGAGCTCGTACCTCATCGAGCACCAGAGGATCCACACTCGAGCCCAGTGGTACCACGAGTATGGGAATACTATGGAAGCTTCTACCCACGTGAGCCGTAAGAAAGTTAATACTGTAAAGAAACTTcataaatgtaatgaatgtgaAAAAATATTCAGATGGCGTTCGCATCTAATTATACAccagagaattcacactggagagaaaccttataaatgtaatgaatgtggcaaAGCTTTTAATAGAAGCTCAAGGCTTACTCAGCATCAGAAAATTCACATGGGATAG